In the genome of Candidatus Ornithobacterium hominis, the window GTAAATGGATTGAATGCTAGAGAAATTTGTGGAATGATGAGATATGCAGGCTTGTCTATGGATTTGGATGCACTGCACCTCAGCTTGGCAGATGATAATATAAAGCCAAGCAATGCGGAGCTATTAGCAGAGATGGTTTGGTATTTTATTGATGCGAAAAATAATATGAAAAAAGATGGTGAGGTGCACCGCTACCGAGTGCAATGGGAAGATGAAGAGTTGGTGTTTCTAAAATCAAACCAGTCAGAGCGTTGGTGGATGGAAGTTCAGGTAGATGGAACAACTCAGCGAATTCCATGCGAGGAGCAAGATTATAGAGATTGCCTAAAGGGTGAAATTCCAGAGAAATGGAGTTATTTTTTTAAAAGATTTTTTTAAGCCTTAAAAAAAAATAAAAATTAGATCAAATTTAATTTTTGGTCATTAAATAAAAAATAATAGTTTTACAAACTTTAAAAAAGAAGAATATAATGGTAAGAACTGTTGCATGTATACTTTTGAGTACCATGCTTTTTTCATGTAATTTATTTAATGGAAAGGGTAGCAGATCGAATGACAGAGGTATGATTATACCAAGTAAGAAATCGAAAAACTTCTCACCAGAAAGACCAGTGGGAATGGTGGCAATACCAGGAGGCTCTTTTGTAATGGGGCAAACAGATTATGACTTTGCTCAGCAAAAAAACGCTTCACCCAAAACAGTTTCAGTTTCGGGATTCTTTATGGATGATACAGAAATCCGAAATTCGGAATACCAAGAATTTGTTTCATATGTAAGAGATAGTATTGTTCGCCAAAGATTAGCAGAGCGTGCTTATGAATTGGGCTACGATGGTACTGCAAATACCGCCAGTGGGCAAGGGGGGATAAGTGATTTCGCATTTAAAGCGAAAGATAATGCAACTGGTGAGCAATCAGCTTACCTACAATATGTGAATGAAATGGCTGATGGACGTAGCGGGTATGAATCTGAAAGGCAATTGAATTGGGATATTCCTATTATTTGGGATAAATATGAGTACCCTGATCGTGATTATGTAGAAGTGATGGAGGCTTTGTATTATCCACCAAAAGACCGATTTAATGGGGAAAGAATATTAGATGTTCGTAAATTGAATTTTGTGTTTACTGAAGTTGATAAAAATAAAGCTGCGAGAACTGCGAATAGCAAACGCCAAGACTTTGTAGTTACTGACACGGTAAATGTTTATCCTGACACAACAGTTTGGGTAAGAGATTTTAACTATGCATACAACGACCCATTGCATGAAGATTACTTTTGGAATGAAGCTTATGCCGATTATCCTGTAGTTGGTGTAACTTGGAGTCAGGCAAAAGCTTTTTGTGTTTTTAGAACTAAAAAACATCAAGATTATAAAAGATCACGAAGAAAAAATAATACAGAAAACGTAATTCAATATCGCTTGCCTACAGAGGTAGAATGGGAATATGCAGCTCGAGGAGGTATACAAAATGCTCCTTACCCTTGGGGAGGTCCTTATTTGACGGATAGTAGAGGTTGCTACCTAGCTAATTTCAAGCCGAAAAGAGGAGATTATGTAGAAGATTGCTGTGCTAAGTCAAAAAAATCTGGCTTTATTTATACAGCACCAGTGAAAACATTTCATCCTAATGGCTATGGGCTATACGATATGGCAGGAAATGTAGCCGAATGGACTCAATCTCCTTACGGAACTTCATCTGGAGAATATACAGGGACGCTAAACCCTTATTTGGGCACTGGAAAAGATACAGATAGAAAAACCGTGAAAGGAGGCTCTTGGAAAGATGTAGGCTATATGCTTATGGTAGGAAATAGAGATAACGAGCATAAAGACTCTGCAAGAAGTTATATCGGATTTAGAACCGTACAATCCATCCCAGAGGGATCGGATGTACGCTATAATAGAACAAGACAATAAAATTCAATTTTATACTAATAGAAAAATTATAATTATGGCTTTAAAACCAACAAAAAAAGATTACATCCTGAATATGGTCTA includes:
- the gldK gene encoding gliding motility lipoprotein GldK translates to MVRTVACILLSTMLFSCNLFNGKGSRSNDRGMIIPSKKSKNFSPERPVGMVAIPGGSFVMGQTDYDFAQQKNASPKTVSVSGFFMDDTEIRNSEYQEFVSYVRDSIVRQRLAERAYELGYDGTANTASGQGGISDFAFKAKDNATGEQSAYLQYVNEMADGRSGYESERQLNWDIPIIWDKYEYPDRDYVEVMEALYYPPKDRFNGERILDVRKLNFVFTEVDKNKAARTANSKRQDFVVTDTVNVYPDTTVWVRDFNYAYNDPLHEDYFWNEAYADYPVVGVTWSQAKAFCVFRTKKHQDYKRSRRKNNTENVIQYRLPTEVEWEYAARGGIQNAPYPWGGPYLTDSRGCYLANFKPKRGDYVEDCCAKSKKSGFIYTAPVKTFHPNGYGLYDMAGNVAEWTQSPYGTSSGEYTGTLNPYLGTGKDTDRKTVKGGSWKDVGYMLMVGNRDNEHKDSARSYIGFRTVQSIPEGSDVRYNRTRQ